The Streptomyces sp. NBC_01275 genome has a segment encoding these proteins:
- a CDS encoding 4-oxalomesaconate tautomerase, with product MTFVPEEVPCLLMRGGTSKGAYFLAEDLPAEPALRDELLLRVMGSPDERQIDGVGGAHPLTSKVAVVSPSADPHADVDYLFLQVAVDRPEVSDRQNCGNILAGVGPFAVERGLVAAGEQETAVRIRMVNTGDHATATFPTPGGRVRYTGDAEISGVPGTAAPVVIEFPPSAHPLLPTGNVRDEIDGIAVTCVDNGMPTVLIEATSLKVTGYESPRDLEEDVALADRLRAIRLAAGRLMGLGDVSDATVPKLTLLAAPRAGGAITTRTFIPVRCHTSIGVLGAASVAAGLRIEGGVGARLARLTPDSDRMRIEHPTGFLDIESSLGTAPDGLPAARRTAVVRTARKLFDGTVFPRSPRSAPSLPSARSLRSPGSAGSPGSAGSPGSAGSPGSAGSPGSAGTAPIPAPFQGGQR from the coding sequence GTGACGTTCGTGCCCGAGGAGGTGCCCTGTCTGCTGATGCGGGGCGGCACCTCCAAGGGCGCCTACTTCCTCGCCGAGGACCTCCCGGCCGAACCGGCCCTGCGCGACGAGCTGTTGCTGCGCGTCATGGGCAGCCCCGACGAGCGGCAGATCGACGGCGTCGGCGGGGCGCACCCGCTCACCAGCAAGGTGGCCGTGGTGTCGCCCTCCGCCGATCCGCACGCCGACGTCGACTACCTCTTCCTCCAAGTCGCCGTCGACAGGCCGGAGGTGAGCGACCGTCAGAACTGCGGGAACATCCTCGCCGGCGTCGGCCCGTTCGCCGTCGAGCGCGGACTCGTGGCGGCGGGGGAGCAGGAGACCGCCGTCCGCATCCGCATGGTCAACACCGGCGACCACGCGACGGCGACCTTCCCGACCCCCGGCGGCCGGGTGCGCTACACCGGGGACGCCGAGATCTCGGGCGTGCCCGGGACGGCGGCGCCCGTGGTGATCGAGTTCCCGCCGAGCGCCCACCCGCTGCTGCCCACCGGCAATGTCCGCGACGAGATCGACGGCATCGCGGTGACCTGCGTGGACAACGGGATGCCGACGGTGCTCATCGAGGCGACCTCGCTCAAGGTCACCGGCTACGAGTCGCCGCGGGACCTGGAGGAGGACGTGGCCCTCGCCGACCGGCTGCGCGCGATCCGGCTGGCGGCGGGCCGTCTCATGGGCCTCGGCGACGTCTCGGACGCCACCGTGCCCAAGCTCACCCTGCTCGCCGCGCCCCGCGCAGGCGGCGCGATCACCACCCGCACCTTCATCCCGGTGCGCTGCCACACCTCCATCGGCGTGCTCGGTGCGGCCAGCGTCGCCGCCGGCCTGCGCATCGAAGGCGGCGTGGGCGCACGGCTCGCACGGCTCACGCCCGACAGTGACCGAATGCGCATAGAACATCCCACGGGATTCCTGGACATCGAAAGTAGCCTCGGAACCGCCCCCGACGGACTGCCCGCCGCCCGCCGCACCGCCGTGGTCCGCACGGCCCGCAAGCTCTTCGACGGCACGGTGTTCCCCCGTTCTCCCCGTTCCGCCCCTTCTCTCCCTTCCGCCCGCTCTCTCCGTTCCCCCGGTTCCGCCGGTTCCCCCGGTTCCGCCGGTTCCCCCGGTTCCGCCGGTTCCCCCGGTTCCGCCGGTTCCCCCGGCTCCGCCGGGACGGCGCCGATCCCCGCACCCTTCCAAGGAGGTCAACGATGA
- a CDS encoding catechol 2,3-dioxygenase, with translation MTPPLGDIAHIGHAQLFTPDLDASVAFFTDYLGLTVNGQDGDTVCLRTFDDYEHHSLVLTARAQPGLGRLALRTSSEEALHRRVEAVEAAGGAGRWVEDEPGLGKLYVTADPDGHEHALYWESEYYRAPEELKPALKNQPQAKPNRGVGVRRLDHVNFLAADVLANAEFQQDVLGARPTEQIRLDTGKIAARWLTYTNKSYDVVYTSDWTGSAGRLHHIAFATDTREDVLRAADLAIDSGVFIETGPHKHAIQQTFFLYVYEPGGNRIELCNPLTRLVLAPDWPLVTWTEEERKKGQAWGLKTIESFHTHGTPPVG, from the coding sequence ATGACTCCGCCGCTCGGCGACATCGCCCACATCGGCCACGCCCAGCTCTTCACCCCGGACCTGGACGCCAGCGTCGCCTTCTTCACCGACTATCTCGGGCTGACCGTCAACGGGCAGGACGGCGACACGGTCTGTCTGCGGACCTTCGACGACTACGAGCACCACAGCCTGGTGCTCACCGCCCGCGCACAGCCCGGCCTCGGCCGGCTCGCCCTGCGCACCTCCAGCGAGGAGGCCCTGCACCGCCGTGTCGAAGCGGTGGAGGCGGCGGGCGGGGCCGGGCGCTGGGTCGAGGACGAACCCGGGCTCGGCAAGCTCTACGTCACCGCCGACCCGGACGGACACGAGCACGCCCTGTACTGGGAGAGCGAGTACTACCGGGCCCCCGAGGAGCTGAAGCCGGCGCTGAAGAACCAGCCGCAGGCCAAGCCCAACCGGGGCGTGGGCGTACGGCGCCTGGACCACGTCAACTTCCTCGCCGCCGACGTCCTCGCCAACGCCGAGTTCCAGCAGGACGTCCTCGGGGCCCGGCCCACCGAGCAGATCCGCCTCGACACGGGGAAGATCGCGGCGCGCTGGCTGACGTACACGAACAAGTCGTACGACGTCGTCTACACGTCGGACTGGACCGGCAGCGCCGGGCGGCTGCACCACATCGCCTTCGCGACCGACACGCGGGAGGACGTCCTGCGGGCGGCCGACCTGGCGATCGACAGCGGGGTGTTCATCGAGACGGGCCCGCACAAGCACGCCATCCAGCAGACGTTCTTCCTGTACGTCTACGAGCCCGGCGGCAACCGCATCGAGCTGTGCAACCCCCTCACACGCCTCGTCCTGGCCCCTGACTGGCCGCTCGTCACCTGGACCGAGGAGGAGCGCAAGAAGGGGCAGGCCTGGGGCCTGAAGACCATCGAGTCCTTCCACACGCACGGCACGCCGCCTGTGGGCTGA
- a CDS encoding aromatic acid/H+ symport family MFS transporter, producing MSSSPAPALSARGSRLALLVVGLCWLAVLFDGLDMFIYGSVLPHLLETRTFGLTPDTAGDLGSYATFGMLVGALTAGTVADRIGRKKLMVACVILFSLASAVCAVAGSVEVFGLGRTLAGVGLGGLLPTAISMVSDYAPRGRGALVIGLLMTAHHAGGILSAYVAKWLIDPVGWRAAFWVCVLPLLFAPVLARFLPESLSFLVAKGRADEARELAARYDVELPAAKSGKQGAADRWNALQNLFRGGEWTQTVLYWLASFGGLLLVYGVATWLPTLMRAEGYALGSALTFVVVFNLGGIVGMLVAGRAADRFGAPRISAIWFALTAVGVFLLSVHMATTVTMIVVFLTGVFLNSAQTMIYATVSIRSDPDNRATAVGWTSGMGRFGAVFGPWLGGQLLAAGNGDWGFTAFALAGLSSMVFIGIAALRSAKQTPRDSADQELVGAH from the coding sequence ATGTCCTCCTCCCCCGCCCCCGCGCTGTCCGCTCGCGGCAGCAGACTGGCCCTGCTGGTCGTCGGTCTGTGCTGGCTGGCCGTGCTCTTCGACGGCCTCGACATGTTCATCTACGGCTCGGTGCTGCCGCACCTGCTGGAGACCAGGACCTTCGGCCTCACCCCGGACACGGCCGGCGACCTCGGCAGCTACGCCACCTTCGGCATGCTGGTCGGCGCCCTCACCGCGGGCACCGTCGCCGACCGCATCGGGCGCAAGAAGCTGATGGTGGCGTGCGTGATCCTCTTCTCGCTGGCCTCCGCCGTGTGCGCCGTGGCCGGCAGCGTCGAGGTCTTCGGCCTCGGCCGGACCCTGGCGGGCGTCGGCCTCGGCGGCCTGCTGCCCACCGCGATCAGCATGGTCTCCGACTACGCCCCGCGCGGCCGCGGCGCCCTCGTCATCGGCCTGCTGATGACCGCCCACCACGCCGGCGGCATCCTCTCCGCCTACGTCGCCAAGTGGCTCATCGACCCGGTCGGCTGGCGCGCCGCGTTCTGGGTGTGCGTGCTCCCGCTGCTCTTCGCCCCGGTGCTGGCCAGGTTCCTGCCCGAGTCGCTGAGCTTCCTCGTCGCCAAGGGCCGCGCCGACGAGGCCCGCGAACTCGCCGCCCGCTACGACGTCGAGCTGCCCGCCGCCAAGTCCGGCAAGCAGGGCGCGGCCGACCGCTGGAACGCGCTCCAGAACCTCTTCCGCGGCGGTGAGTGGACCCAGACCGTCCTGTACTGGCTGGCCTCCTTCGGCGGTCTCCTCCTCGTCTACGGCGTCGCCACCTGGCTGCCCACCCTGATGCGCGCCGAGGGCTACGCACTGGGCTCCGCCCTCACCTTCGTCGTCGTCTTCAACCTCGGCGGCATCGTGGGCATGCTGGTGGCCGGCCGCGCCGCCGACCGCTTCGGCGCCCCGCGCATCTCGGCGATCTGGTTCGCGCTGACCGCCGTCGGCGTCTTCCTGCTCAGCGTCCACATGGCGACGACCGTGACGATGATCGTCGTCTTCCTCACCGGCGTGTTCCTCAACAGCGCCCAGACGATGATCTACGCGACCGTCTCCATCCGCTCCGACCCCGACAACCGGGCCACCGCCGTCGGCTGGACCTCCGGCATGGGCCGCTTCGGCGCCGTCTTCGGCCCGTGGCTCGGCGGCCAGCTGCTCGCCGCGGGCAACGGCGACTGGGGCTTCACCGCGTTCGCGCTGGCCGGTCTGTCGTCCATGGTCTTCATCGGCATCGCCGCGCTGCGTAGCGCCAAGCAGACGCCTCGCGACAGCGCCGACCAGGAGCTCGTCGGCGCGCACTGA